A stretch of Salarias fasciatus chromosome 23, fSalaFa1.1, whole genome shotgun sequence DNA encodes these proteins:
- the plaat1 gene encoding phospholipase A and acyltransferase 1 — protein MDKQQRNSTMASNDPDLPDPSGDPQPGDLIEIFRPAYQHWALYLGDGYIINLTPVDESQAAAMSSVKSVFSRKAVVRMQLLKEVVGSDSYRVNNKYDHNHTPLPICEIIQRAQVLIGQEVSYDLLGSNCEHFVTLLRYGEGVSEQATRAIGAISLVTAAASAFSVLGLINTRSRNRPF, from the exons ATGGATAAACAACAACGAAACTCTACT ATGGCCTCTAATGACCCTGACCTTCCTGACCCCTCGGGTGACCCCCAGCCTGGTGACCTCATTGAGATCTTCAGACCTGCCTATCAACACTGGGCCCTTTACCTGGGAGATGGCTACATCATCAATTTGACTCCTGTCG ATGAGAGCCAGGCAGCTGCCATGTCCAGCGTAAAGTCTGTCTTCAGCAGGAAAGCAGTGGTGcgcatgcagctgctgaaggaggtgGTGGGAAGCGACTCCTACCGCGTCAACAACAAGTATGACCATAACCACACACCCCTGCCCATCTGCGAAATCATCCAGCGAGCACAAGTCCTCATTGGCCAGGAGGTGTCCTATGACCTGCTGGGGAGCAACTGCGAGCACTTCGTGACCCTCCTGCGCTATGGAGAGGGGGTGTCCGAGCAG GCTACAAGGGCCATTGGGGCCATCAGTTTGGTGACGGCAGCAGCCAGCGCCTTCTCTGTCCTGGGACTCATCAACACACGATCCAGAAACAGGCCTTTCTGA
- the mfn1b gene encoding mitofusin-1b, with protein MAAAPPLRRSDSARGEFSPLKHFVVAKKTISDVFEQLLNYVKETSEFVEEISGNKALQNIASQDQKLEIQAYADKLAVIQEVLARRHMKVAFFGRTSNGKSTVVNAMLRDRVLPSGIGHTTNCFLSVEGTDEDKAYLKTEGSDEEKSIKTVNQLAHALHMDESLDAGCLVRVFWPKTKCALLRDDLVLVDSPGTDVTTQLDSWIDKFCLDADVFVLVANSESTLMNTEKQFFHKVNERLSKPNIFILNNRWDASANEPEYMEDVRKQHTDRCVNFLVEELKVVDREQAPNRIFFVSAKEVLNSRMQRLQGMPETGGALAEGFQERLKEFQNFERRFEECISQSAVKTKFEQHTIRAKQITEKVKSIMDAINIEAAEKRVAALEDREYQMDRLEFVKNQLNLLIDDIKKKIKAISEEVENKVSSAMEDEICRLHVIVDEFHTDFHPSPHVLKIYKSELLTHVEEGMGKNLAFRCSSAVHASVQSSQSYMIESMLPLLPSSVQNQVHMLVPSRKFDLSYDLNCATLCSDFQENIEFQFSLGWTALVHRFLGSVNAQRALKLVDQKFQVPATTAPSRPALPLTRTPSSGPPSITAPPNSETALMTQEDMMIAMATNVASLTSRTSMSVLVVGGVVWKTVGWRLIALSASLYGLLYLYERLTWTTKAKERALKRQFVDYASEKLQLIVSFTSANCSHQVQQEMATTFARLCQQVDQTQKELEGEIRQLTAKIDQLETVQSQSKSLRHKATELERQLEAFTNQYLQPPQ; from the exons ATggctgcagcgcctcctctCCGGCGGTCAGACTCGGCTCGGGGGGAGTTCTCCCCCCTCAAGCACTTTGTTGTGGCCAAGAAGACCATCAGCGACGTGTTTGAGCAACTACTCAACTACGTGAAGGAGACCTCGGAGTTTGTAGAAG AAATCAGTGGAAATAAGGCTTTGCAGAACATTGCAAGTCAGGATCAGAAGCTGGAGATCCAGGCCTATGCTGACAAGCTTGCTGTCATTCAGGAGGTACTTGCACGCAGGCACATGAAAGTGGCCTTTTTTGGCAG GACCAGTAATGGCAAAAGCACAGTGGTTAATGCCATGCTGAGGGACCGCGTACTGCCCAGTGGTATTGGCCACACCACGAACTGCTTCCTAAGTGTTGAGGGCACTGATGAAGACAAAGCCTACCTCAAGACGGAGGGCTCTGATGAGGAGAAAAGTATTAAG ACTGTTAACCAGCTAGCTCATGCACTTCACATGGATGAAAGTCTGGATGCTGGCTGTCTTGTTCGTGTCTTTTGGCCCAAAACCAAATGTGCACTGCTGCGAGATGATCTGGTGCTCGTAGACAG CCCTGGGACAGATGTCACAACCCAACTGGACAGCTGGATCGACAAGTTTTGCCTGGATGCTGATGTCTTTGTGTTGGTGGCAAACTCTGAATCCACTCTCATGAACACG GAAAAGCAGTTTTTCCACAAAGTGAACGAACGTCTGTCAAAACCAAACATATTCATCCTTAACAACCGCTGGGATGCCTCCGCAAACGAACCGGAATACATGGAGGAT GTGAGGAAGCAGCACACCGATCGCTGTGTCAACTTTCTCGTCGAGGAGCTGAAAGTTGTCGACCGTGAGCAGGCACCCAACCGCATCTTCTTCGTTTCTGCGAAGGAGGTCCTCAATTCCCGTATGCAGCGTTTACAGGGCATGCCTGAAACAG GTGGCGCTCTAGCCGAAGGCTTCCAGGAAAGACTGAAGGAATTCCAGAACTTTGAGAGGAGGTTTGAG GAGTGTATCTCGCagtcagcagtgaaaacaaagtttgaGCAGCACACTATCAGGGCCAAGCAGATCACAGAAAAAGTCAAGAGCATCATGGACGCCATCAACATCGAGGCGGCAGAGAAGAG GGTGGCGGCCCTCGAGGACAGAGAGTACCAGATGGACCGGCTGGAGTTTGTGAAGAATCAGCTCAACTTGCTGATTGATGACATTaagaagaaaatcaaagctATTAGTGAAGAGGTGGAAAACAAG GTGTCCAGCGCCATGGAGGACGAGATTTGTCGTCTCCATGTAATTGTGGACGAGTTCCACACAGACTTCCACCCCTCGCCTCACGTCCTCAAGATCTACAAGTCT GAGCTGCTGACTCATGTGGAGGAGGGCATGGGAAAGAACCTGGCCTTCCGGTGCTCCAGTGCTGTCCACGCCTCGGTCCAGTCCTCTCAGAGTTACATGATCG AGAGCATGCTGCCTCTGCTTCCTTCTTCTGTTCAGAACCAAGTCCACATGCTGGTACCCAGCAGGAAGTTTGACCTGAGCTACGACTTGAACTGTGCCACGCTTTGCAGTGACTTCCAGGAAAACattgagtttcagttttctttgggCTGGACAGCATTAGTCCACCGCTTCTTGGGGTCTGTCAACGCACAGCGAGCTCTCAAACTGGTGGACCAGAAGTTCCAGGTTCCAGCAACAACTGCA CCATCCCGACCAGCGCTGCCCCTGACGCGAACGCCTTCCTCGGGACCCCCTTCCATCACGGCGCCACCCAACAGTGAGACTGCCCTCATGACCCAGGAAGACATGATGATAGCCATGGCGACCAACGTGGCGTCCCTCACGTCTCGTACCTCAATGAGCGTGCTTGTCGTCGGTGGAGTG GTGTGGAAAACAGTCGGCTGGAGGTTGATCGCCTTGTCGGCGTCACTCTATGGCCTGTTGTACCTGTACGAAAGACTCACCTGGACCACGAAGGCAAAGGAGCGTGCTCTGAAGCGCCAGTTTGTGGACTACGCCTCTGAGAAACTGCAGCTCATCGTCAGCTTCACCAGTGCcaactgcagccaccaggtcCAGCA GGAGATGGCGACGACCTTTGCTCGGCTCTGTCAGCAGGTGGACCAGACGCAAAAGGAGCTGGAGGGAGAAATTCGTCAACTGACAGCCAAGATAGATCAGCTGGAGACCGTGCAGAGTCAGTCAAAGAGCCTGCG GCATAAAGCCACTGAGCTGGAGAGACAGTTGGAGGCCTTCACAAACCAGTACCTGCAGCCCCCGCAGTGA
- the LOC115381810 gene encoding guanine nucleotide-binding protein subunit beta-4 isoform X2, with product MSELEQLRQEAEQLRNQIRDARKACSDSTLSQITAGLDSVGRIQMRTRRTLRGHLAKIYAMHWGSDSRSLVSASQDGKLIIWDSYTTNKMHAIPLRSSWVMTCAYAPSGNYVACGGLDNICSIYSLKTREGNVRVTRELPGHTGYLSCCRFLDDNQILTSSGDTTCALWDIETGQQATSFTGHTGDVMSLSLSPDFKTFVSGACDATSKLWDIRDGMCRQSFTGHVSDINAVTFFPNGNAFGTGSDDATCRLFDLRADQELMMYSHDNIICGITSVAFSKSGRLLLAGYDDFNCNVWDTLKGERAGVLAGHDNRVSCLGVTSDGMAVATGSWDSFLRIWN from the exons ATGAGTGAGCTGGAGCAGTTGCGGCAGGAAGCTGAGCAGCTACGCAATCAGATCCGG GATGCCAGGAAAGCATGCAGTGACTCCACTCTGTCACAg ATCACAGCTGGTCTGGACTCAGTGGGCCGGATACAGATGCGGACGCGACGCACTCTCAGGGGCCACCTGGCCAAGATCTATGCAATGCACTGGGGGAGTGACTCCAG GTCACTTGTCAGTGCCTCGCAAGATGGAAAGCTTATTATATGGGACAGCTACACAACAAATAAG ATGCACGCCATCCCACTGCGCTCTTCCTGGGTGATGACCTGTGCGTACGCCCCCTCTGGGAACTATGTAGCCTGCGGAGGTCTGGACAACATCTGCTCCATATACAGCCTGAAGACCCGCGAGGGCAACGTGCGCGTCACCCGGGAGCTACCAGGACACACGG GTTATTTATCCTGCTGTCGCTTCTTGGATGACAACCAGATACTAACCAGCTCTGGAGACACAACCTG TGCACTGTGGGACATCGAGACAGGCCAGCAGGCCACCAGCTTCACTGGTCACACAGGGGATGTGATGAGCTTGTCTCTGAGCCCGGACTTCAAGACGTTTGTGTCGGGTGCGTGTGACGCCACATCCAAGCTGTGGGACATCCGTGATGGCATGTGCAGGCAATCGTTCACTGGCCATGTGTCTGACATCAATGCTGTCACT TTCTTCCCCAATGGGAATGCCTTCGGCACCGGCTCCGATGATGCTACCTGCAGGCTCTTTGACCTGCGTGCCGACCAGGAGCTGATGATGTACAGCCACGACAACATCATCTGCGGCATAACCTCGGTTGCGTTCTCTAAGAGCGGCCGCCTGCTCTTAGCTGGCTATGACGACTTCAACTGCAATGTGTGGGACACTCTAAAAGGCGAGCGTGCAG gtgtGCTAGCAGGCCATGACAACAGAGTCAGCTGTTTAGGAGTAACGTCGGACGGCATGGCCGTGGCCACCGGCTCCTGGGACAGTTTCCTCCGGATCTGGAATTAA
- the LOC115381810 gene encoding guanine nucleotide-binding protein subunit beta-4 isoform X1 has protein sequence MSELEQLRQEAEQLRNQIRDARKACSDSTLSQITAGLDSVGRIQMRTRRTLRGHLAKIYAMHWGSDSSDGSPRSLVSASQDGKLIIWDSYTTNKMHAIPLRSSWVMTCAYAPSGNYVACGGLDNICSIYSLKTREGNVRVTRELPGHTGYLSCCRFLDDNQILTSSGDTTCALWDIETGQQATSFTGHTGDVMSLSLSPDFKTFVSGACDATSKLWDIRDGMCRQSFTGHVSDINAVTFFPNGNAFGTGSDDATCRLFDLRADQELMMYSHDNIICGITSVAFSKSGRLLLAGYDDFNCNVWDTLKGERAGVLAGHDNRVSCLGVTSDGMAVATGSWDSFLRIWN, from the exons ATGAGTGAGCTGGAGCAGTTGCGGCAGGAAGCTGAGCAGCTACGCAATCAGATCCGG GATGCCAGGAAAGCATGCAGTGACTCCACTCTGTCACAg ATCACAGCTGGTCTGGACTCAGTGGGCCGGATACAGATGCGGACGCGACGCACTCTCAGGGGCCACCTGGCCAAGATCTATGCAATGCACTGGGGGAGTGACTCCAG TGATGGGAGTCCCAG GTCACTTGTCAGTGCCTCGCAAGATGGAAAGCTTATTATATGGGACAGCTACACAACAAATAAG ATGCACGCCATCCCACTGCGCTCTTCCTGGGTGATGACCTGTGCGTACGCCCCCTCTGGGAACTATGTAGCCTGCGGAGGTCTGGACAACATCTGCTCCATATACAGCCTGAAGACCCGCGAGGGCAACGTGCGCGTCACCCGGGAGCTACCAGGACACACGG GTTATTTATCCTGCTGTCGCTTCTTGGATGACAACCAGATACTAACCAGCTCTGGAGACACAACCTG TGCACTGTGGGACATCGAGACAGGCCAGCAGGCCACCAGCTTCACTGGTCACACAGGGGATGTGATGAGCTTGTCTCTGAGCCCGGACTTCAAGACGTTTGTGTCGGGTGCGTGTGACGCCACATCCAAGCTGTGGGACATCCGTGATGGCATGTGCAGGCAATCGTTCACTGGCCATGTGTCTGACATCAATGCTGTCACT TTCTTCCCCAATGGGAATGCCTTCGGCACCGGCTCCGATGATGCTACCTGCAGGCTCTTTGACCTGCGTGCCGACCAGGAGCTGATGATGTACAGCCACGACAACATCATCTGCGGCATAACCTCGGTTGCGTTCTCTAAGAGCGGCCGCCTGCTCTTAGCTGGCTATGACGACTTCAACTGCAATGTGTGGGACACTCTAAAAGGCGAGCGTGCAG gtgtGCTAGCAGGCCATGACAACAGAGTCAGCTGTTTAGGAGTAACGTCGGACGGCATGGCCGTGGCCACCGGCTCCTGGGACAGTTTCCTCCGGATCTGGAATTAA